The proteins below are encoded in one region of Methanosarcina barkeri 3:
- a CDS encoding cytochrome D1 domain-containing protein, with translation MEEITCDKINREHTLIRVLGITSLTILILAGVAGASPFAYVSNHHSNNISVIDITTNKVTATVDVGDHPTGVAVSPDGNKAYVVNAGSNTVSIIDTAKNKVIDTVKVGTYPQRIAVSPDGKKAYVTSFSNNTVSVIDTATTNVTATVDVGNFPRGVAVSPDGKKAYVTNSGGDSTNFTGTVSVIDTATNAVAATIHTGNNSLEVAFSPDGTKAYVMNSNIYYDPPATVSIINTATNKVTATVNVGDTPHGVAVSPDGKKVYVTVMQFPDPDSRTGAVNIIDTVTNKVTATVPVGKAPCGIEVTPDGTKIYVVNYASHTVSVIDTATNNVTDTVNVGKYPIEVAFGGFNDSNMTGQSTKVISNATESSGVEKTNLSSSEEKKAVEFNNSKNNSESDNSSSPGENESSKNNSTPDFSLLGGLICLYGGWKFSKK, from the coding sequence ATGGAAGAAATAACATGTGATAAAATAAATCGAGAGCATACTCTCATAAGAGTTTTGGGAATAACTTCACTTACGATTTTAATATTAGCTGGTGTAGCAGGTGCATCGCCATTTGCATATGTTTCTAACCATCACAGCAATAATATTTCTGTAATTGACATAACCACAAATAAGGTTACAGCCACAGTAGATGTAGGAGACCATCCTACTGGAGTTGCAGTCAGTCCAGATGGGAATAAGGCATATGTGGTGAATGCAGGTAGCAACACTGTTTCTATAATTGACACTGCCAAAAATAAGGTTATAGACACAGTGAAAGTAGGAACCTATCCTCAAAGAATTGCAGTCAGCCCGGATGGGAAAAAAGCATATGTGACAAGTTTCAGCAACAACACTGTTTCTGTAATTGACACGGCAACAACTAATGTTACAGCCACAGTAGATGTAGGAAACTTTCCTCGCGGAGTTGCAGTCAGCCCGGATGGGAAAAAGGCGTATGTGACGAATTCTGGCGGTGACTCAACTAACTTTACAGGTACAGTCTCTGTAATTGACACAGCCACAAACGCTGTTGCAGCCACAATACATACAGGAAACAACTCACTTGAAGTTGCATTCAGTCCGGACGGAACAAAGGCATATGTGATGAACTCCAATATTTACTATGACCCCCCAGCTACTGTTTCGATAATTAACACAGCCACAAATAAGGTTACAGCCACAGTGAATGTAGGAGACACTCCTCACGGAGTTGCAGTCAGCCCAGATGGGAAAAAGGTATATGTAACCGTGATGCAGTTTCCTGATCCCGATTCACGTACAGGTGCTGTTAATATAATAGATACAGTCACAAACAAGGTTACAGCCACTGTACCTGTAGGAAAGGCACCTTGTGGAATCGAAGTCACTCCAGATGGAACAAAGATATATGTGGTAAATTATGCAAGCCACACTGTCTCTGTAATTGACACAGCTACAAACAATGTTACAGATACAGTGAACGTAGGAAAATATCCTATTGAAGTTGCCTTTGGGGGTTTTAATGATTCTAATATGACTGGTCAAAGCACAAAAGTAATTTCCAATGCAACTGAAAGTTCAGGAGTTGAAAAAACTAACTTATCATCATCTGAAGAAAAAAAAGCTGTCGAATTTAATAATTCAAAAAATAATTCTGAATCTGATAATAGCAGCAGTCCAGGTGAAAATGAATCGAGCAAAAATAACTCTACTCCAGATTTTAGTTTATTGGGAGGCTTGATCTGTCTTTATGGAGGGTGGAAGTTTAGCAAGAAGTGA
- a CDS encoding P-II family nitrogen regulator: MKYIIAMIRPERLDAVKRELQKLEVNRLTVSSVAGYGAQKGHLEIYRATEHEANLLEKVKIEIAVEDHFLQSVIEAINTGAKGNDGYIGSGKIFVLPLEDVIRIRTNETGPNAL; the protein is encoded by the coding sequence ATGAAGTACATAATCGCAATGATAAGGCCGGAAAGACTCGATGCAGTCAAAAGAGAACTTCAGAAACTTGAGGTTAATAGACTAACCGTATCATCGGTCGCCGGTTATGGTGCACAAAAAGGGCATCTGGAGATTTACAGGGCAACTGAACATGAGGCAAATCTTCTTGAAAAAGTCAAGATCGAAATTGCTGTGGAAGATCATTTCCTGCAATCGGTTATTGAAGCAATAAACACCGGAGCAAAAGGAAATGACGGTTACATCGGAAGTGGCAAGATATTTGTGCTTCCTTTAGAGGATGTAATAAGGATTCGCACTAACGAAACTGGACCTAACGCTCTATGA
- a CDS encoding nitrogenase component 1 has translation MTKRNYATVNPCVMCQPMGSALAFKGIENTMVLYHGSQGCSTYMRLHLAHHFREPVDIASSSLSEKGAVYGGRENLKKGLRNVINRYNPKVIGVATTCLAETIGDDVPAIIREFKEEEGIGDDLEKDIIIVPVSTPSYGESHVSGYIKALDAIVRTFAEKTGDESAEKVPNEKLNVIPVESLSPADVRELKEVFELMAGDYIFLPDISETFDAPLREDLPKIAQGGTPLFEIADMPNSQASLGLGTVSKNLAVNYLEESHDVPGYSVPIPIGLSNTDSFFTELVKILGCPIPVKYLQERGRLLDAMVDVHKYLYGVKAAIYGDPDFVFSLTTFMLELGMNPVLVATGSKSRDFEAKVRQIVEKINPEFEPVVLNGIDFDTLNDAVSQCNPEILIGNSNGRYIAKARNIPLVRVGLPIHDRVGAQRILTVGYRGAMEFLDRITNAILEATDTFTAPVQAEPTVHAGKGKEECVEGIR, from the coding sequence ATGACGAAAAGAAACTATGCAACTGTGAACCCCTGTGTTATGTGCCAGCCTATGGGAAGTGCCCTTGCATTTAAGGGAATCGAGAATACTATGGTTCTTTACCACGGTTCTCAGGGCTGCAGCACCTATATGCGTCTGCATCTTGCCCACCACTTCAGGGAACCTGTGGATATTGCATCAAGCTCGCTCAGTGAAAAAGGAGCAGTATACGGAGGCAGGGAAAACCTGAAAAAAGGACTGAGAAATGTAATTAACAGGTACAACCCGAAAGTAATCGGAGTTGCTACGACCTGCCTTGCCGAAACAATTGGGGACGATGTGCCTGCAATAATCCGTGAGTTCAAAGAAGAGGAAGGAATCGGAGATGACCTTGAGAAAGATATTATAATTGTTCCGGTTTCCACTCCCAGCTATGGGGAAAGCCATGTAAGCGGATATATAAAGGCCCTGGATGCAATTGTCAGGACATTTGCGGAAAAAACTGGAGACGAGAGCGCTGAAAAAGTCCCGAATGAAAAACTTAACGTCATCCCTGTTGAGAGCCTCTCTCCTGCTGATGTACGTGAACTCAAAGAGGTCTTTGAGCTTATGGCCGGAGATTATATTTTCCTGCCTGATATTTCCGAAACCTTTGATGCTCCGCTGAGGGAAGATCTGCCGAAAATTGCGCAGGGTGGTACCCCACTTTTCGAAATTGCCGACATGCCAAACAGTCAGGCAAGCCTGGGCCTGGGTACAGTTAGTAAGAACTTAGCAGTTAACTATCTTGAAGAATCACACGATGTGCCCGGGTATAGCGTTCCAATCCCAATTGGGCTTTCAAATACTGACAGTTTCTTCACTGAGCTGGTCAAAATTCTAGGCTGTCCGATTCCTGTAAAATACCTGCAAGAAAGAGGCAGGCTCCTTGATGCTATGGTTGATGTGCACAAGTACCTGTACGGGGTAAAAGCTGCGATTTATGGAGACCCTGATTTTGTATTCAGCCTCACAACTTTCATGCTGGAACTCGGGATGAACCCGGTTTTGGTAGCTACAGGAAGTAAAAGCAGGGATTTTGAAGCAAAAGTCAGGCAAATAGTTGAAAAAATAAACCCTGAATTTGAACCTGTGGTTTTGAACGGAATTGATTTTGACACTCTTAACGATGCAGTCAGCCAATGTAATCCTGAAATCCTGATAGGAAATTCCAACGGGAGATACATTGCAAAAGCCCGGAACATCCCTCTTGTAAGGGTCGGCTTGCCAATACATGACAGAGTCGGTGCACAGCGCATTCTTACTGTAGGATATAGGGGAGCTATGGAATTCCTGGACAGAATCACTAATGCAATTCTGGAAGCTACCGATACTTTCACCGCACCGGTACAGGCAGAACCGACAGTACATGCCGGAAAGGGAAAAGAAGAGTGTGTGGAAGGAATACGATGA
- a CDS encoding class I SAM-dependent methyltransferase: MFREIGSVKNEADEIALQIISLFRESISEICLNEPESVSDYFKPEYSHYIVVHNPLNIRFSEKREEWNMRFCRDVGVSVVEHIVTETDSVYVKGLMAVNGSKIYAILPFMTIDAEKAKMATFPKDRMARVRTKVIPSVLPDIKGETILDIGSGFGSLTIELAKNNPDSKVYGIDLHDSLTGQSQMNADVLGVPNVKFRTGSAYSLPFEAGSVDVATCFLMLHHLEDIKFALFEIKRVLKNGGMLAAVEPLADHHHHGPQLSEAGWQGLFEDVGFAVEVESQEGAAILKAVKRE, encoded by the coding sequence ATGTTCAGAGAAATTGGAAGTGTAAAAAACGAGGCTGATGAGATTGCCCTGCAAATTATTTCCCTATTCAGGGAAAGTATCAGTGAAATTTGCCTGAATGAACCTGAATCCGTATCAGATTATTTCAAACCTGAATATTCTCATTATATTGTAGTTCATAATCCCCTAAATATCCGTTTTTCCGAGAAAAGAGAGGAATGGAACATGCGTTTTTGCAGAGATGTCGGAGTTTCAGTTGTTGAGCATATCGTAACTGAAACTGACAGCGTTTACGTAAAAGGGCTCATGGCAGTTAATGGATCAAAAATCTATGCTATCCTTCCTTTTATGACAATAGATGCAGAAAAAGCAAAGATGGCAACATTTCCTAAAGACCGCATGGCACGTGTACGGACGAAAGTGATTCCTTCCGTGCTTCCTGACATAAAAGGAGAAACAATTCTTGATATCGGCAGCGGCTTTGGAAGCCTTACCATAGAGCTTGCAAAAAACAACCCTGATTCGAAAGTTTACGGAATCGATCTTCATGATTCTCTTACAGGCCAGTCGCAGATGAATGCCGATGTCCTTGGCGTGCCGAATGTAAAATTCAGAACCGGAAGCGCCTATTCCCTTCCTTTTGAAGCCGGTTCGGTGGATGTAGCTACCTGCTTTTTAATGCTTCACCACCTTGAAGACATCAAATTCGCCCTGTTCGAGATCAAGAGAGTGCTTAAAAACGGAGGCATGTTGGCAGCAGTTGAACCACTTGCAGATCACCATCACCACGGCCCTCAACTCTCGGAAGCTGGATGGCAAGGGCTTTTTGAAGATGTCGGCTTCGCAGTAGAGGTTGAGAGCCAGGAAGGGGCAGCAATCCTGAAAGCTGTAAAAAGAGAATAA
- a CDS encoding PKD domain-containing protein, which produces MKNLKTLMTIFILTLFFLALSSSAALAANIVIDKEAGPVEPGYFHTPDYENDSACIQAALNYSKSGDTITIYGEDYYLPEEIYQTNKSLNIIGEGKVTLHIQTPDRGMAQEVNREIFFNGSIAANTTLSANAKKGSSKIVLTDASQVRKNDLVKIWKNVQWCPLDYPDQMTGEMYAVKAVNGNVVTLNQPLLRDYKLSETVQVEVYRPIQIHIKNIRIEDTGSSTIHHGLVLQYCKDSSVTNSWLNNSGFGDLCLYSCFNVSVNNNEIYNSLHANCGYGINVASGSAFINISNNHIENCRHAITGNSDERKSLDRDVFISNNTLIGAEVTGANVVDAHAVVINFVVTGNKIYPQLLKHYAFADGTQQSTFSDNKIYGGYGGIFKRGSLKDGVHVYENNTFNGMTGDMYKGGNGIDSKLIIRNNIQNKGTYGIDFPNKGSFRSIIISNNTFKNLSYQGVNQKFLIDGVNSDISKNTFENLGLEGIYIDGNSFKNGAVNIQNNTLINVDTSRTSSGIFVKNIKNVVISGNKLFKTPTAAFSASPISGNAPLKVSFTDKSTGTPTSWKWSFGDGNTSTVKNPVHAYSKAGKYTVSLTVKNAVGSNTATKSNYVNVVTVTKPVAAFSASPTSGKVPLTVKFTDKSANSPTSWKWSFGDGTYSTAHNPTHKYTKAGKYTISLTVKNAVGSSTATKSSYISVVTVTKPVAAFSASPTTGKHPLNVKFTDKSTGSPTSWYWNFGDKSTSTAHNPTHKYTKAGKYTVSLTVKNTAGSNTVKKTSYITVK; this is translated from the coding sequence ATGAAAAACTTGAAAACTCTTATGACAATATTTATTCTAACTCTTTTTTTTCTTGCATTAAGTAGCTCTGCAGCTTTGGCAGCAAATATAGTGATTGACAAAGAAGCTGGCCCAGTTGAACCGGGTTATTTTCATACACCTGATTATGAAAACGATTCAGCTTGCATTCAGGCAGCGTTGAATTACTCAAAAAGCGGAGATACGATAACTATCTACGGAGAGGACTATTATCTCCCGGAAGAAATATATCAAACAAATAAAAGTCTGAATATAATAGGCGAAGGAAAAGTAACCCTTCACATCCAGACTCCGGATAGAGGAATGGCTCAAGAAGTGAATAGAGAGATTTTCTTCAATGGATCAATTGCTGCAAATACAACTCTGTCTGCTAATGCTAAAAAAGGTTCATCTAAAATTGTATTAACCGATGCTTCCCAGGTTCGCAAGAATGACCTGGTTAAGATCTGGAAAAACGTTCAGTGGTGTCCTCTGGACTATCCTGATCAAATGACAGGTGAAATGTATGCTGTTAAAGCTGTAAATGGAAATGTTGTCACTTTAAATCAACCACTTCTTAGAGATTACAAATTGTCCGAGACTGTACAGGTTGAAGTATACAGGCCTATTCAAATACATATAAAAAATATAAGAATAGAGGATACGGGCAGTTCAACGATTCATCACGGACTTGTTCTGCAGTATTGTAAGGATAGCTCGGTCACAAATTCCTGGCTCAATAACAGTGGATTTGGTGATCTTTGTTTATATTCCTGTTTTAATGTGAGTGTCAATAACAATGAAATTTATAATTCACTACACGCTAACTGCGGATATGGTATAAATGTGGCTAGCGGTTCGGCTTTTATAAATATATCCAATAATCACATAGAGAACTGCAGGCATGCTATTACAGGCAATTCAGATGAACGCAAATCTTTAGATCGAGATGTTTTTATTTCCAATAACACTCTGATAGGGGCTGAGGTTACTGGTGCTAATGTAGTTGATGCTCATGCCGTTGTTATTAATTTTGTAGTAACTGGAAATAAGATCTACCCGCAACTTCTAAAGCATTATGCGTTTGCAGATGGAACACAACAGTCTACTTTTTCTGATAATAAAATCTATGGCGGATATGGAGGGATATTTAAACGCGGCAGCTTAAAAGATGGAGTGCACGTTTACGAAAATAACACATTTAATGGTATGACAGGTGACATGTATAAGGGAGGAAATGGAATCGATAGTAAGCTTATAATTAGAAATAATATTCAAAATAAAGGAACTTACGGGATTGATTTTCCAAATAAAGGAAGTTTTAGGAGTATAATAATTAGTAATAACACTTTTAAAAATCTTTCCTATCAAGGAGTGAATCAGAAGTTCCTGATAGATGGAGTAAACTCGGATATTTCCAAAAACACTTTTGAAAATCTGGGACTGGAAGGAATTTATATAGATGGAAATTCTTTCAAAAATGGTGCTGTAAATATACAAAATAATACTTTAATAAACGTAGATACATCCAGGACCTCTTCCGGAATTTTCGTAAAAAATATTAAGAACGTTGTAATTAGCGGAAACAAGCTATTCAAAACCCCTACTGCTGCCTTCTCTGCATCCCCTATTTCAGGAAATGCTCCACTCAAGGTCAGTTTTACGGATAAGAGTACAGGCACACCAACTTCATGGAAATGGAGCTTTGGAGATGGAAATACTTCAACAGTTAAAAATCCTGTACACGCATATAGTAAAGCAGGAAAGTATACTGTGAGCTTAACAGTAAAGAATGCAGTGGGCAGTAATACTGCAACAAAATCCAATTACGTAAACGTTGTAACTGTGACAAAACCTGTTGCTGCTTTTTCTGCATCCCCTACTTCAGGAAAAGTACCATTAACAGTAAAGTTTACTGATAAGAGTGCAAATAGTCCCACTTCCTGGAAATGGAGTTTCGGAGATGGAACGTATTCAACAGCCCATAATCCAACGCACAAGTATACTAAAGCAGGAAAATACACTATCAGCTTAACAGTAAAGAATGCAGTGGGCAGTAGTACAGCAACAAAATCCAGTTATATAAGTGTTGTAACTGTAACAAAACCTGTTGCTGCTTTTTCTGCATCGCCGACCACTGGAAAACATCCTTTGAATGTGAAGTTCACTGATAAAAGCACAGGATCACCTACTTCCTGGTACTGGAATTTTGGTGACAAAAGCACTTCAACAGCTCATAATCCAACGCATAAGTATACTAAAGCAGGAAAATACACTGTGAGCTTAACAGTAAAGAATACTGCTGGTAGCAACACGGTAAAAAAGACAAGTTATATCACAGTTAAGTAA